From Granulimonas faecalis:
CTGAACCCCCGCATGACCATCGGCGAGATCGTGAGCGAGCCGCTGGCCATCCACAACGAGATGGACAGCAACGAGGAGCGCATCGACTACGTCCGCCAGCTCCTCGACATCGTGGGCCTGAACCCCGAGCACATCAACCGTTACCCCCACGAGTTCTCCGGCGGCCAGCGCCAGCGCGTGGGCATCGCCCGCGCCTTCGCCCTGCACCCCAAGCTCATCATCTGCGACGAGCCGGTCTCGGCCCTGGACGTCTCCATCCAGGCCCAGGTGCTCAACCTGCTGGGCGACCTCCAGAAGGAGTACGGCACCGCCTACCTCTTCATCGCCCACGACCTCTCTGTGGTGCAGCACATCTCGGACCGCGTGGCCGTCATGTACCTCGGCAACCTCATGGAGTGGTCCGACTGGTGCACGCTCTACGCCGAGCCGTACCACCCCTACACCCAGGCGCTCCTGTCGGCCGTGCCCGTGCCCGACCCGGATGTGCAGCGCAGTCGCGAGCGCATCATCCTCGCCGGCGACCCGCCCAGCCCCATCGACCCGCCGAGCGGCTGCCGCTTCCACACGCGCTGCCCCATCGCCCAGGAGATCTGCTCCCGGGAGAAGCCCGAGATGCGCGAGGTGGCGCCCGGCCACCACTGCGCGTGCCACTTCGCCAAGCCGTTCCCCATCCAGGGTTCCTCCATCGAGCTCTAGGACGGGCTCCGGGCACGACGCCTTCGACCGGGCGCCCAGCGGGGCGCCCGGTTTTTGTTTCCCGCCGCATACTTTTCTGCGGCTCCGGGCACAGGTAGAGTGACATACAGGGCGACAGTGAGGTTTTGAGACGTGACTTCCACGGATGAGGGGCGCGCCCACGGGGCGCCCATCGCACTTTCACAGGCGGAGGTGGGGCGCACCTACCGCCTCGTCTCCTTCGACGGACTCCCCGAGGCCACGGCGCGCCGGCTCGAGTCCGTGGGCATGACCTGCGGCACCCAGGTGACCGTCCTCAACAACAAGAGCCGCGGCACCGTGATCGTGCGGGTGCGCGAGACGCGCTGGGCCATGGGCCGCTCCATCAGCGGCGGCATCCTCGTGGAGCCTGCCGTCGGCGCCCCCGCCGACGGCCTCGTCTCCGAGCGGCATTTCGTGGCCACCGCCGCGAGCTGCGCCATCGGCGCGCCCGGCATGGACTCCGTCTCCGCGGGGGAGAGCGGCTTCGAGGGGGGCGAGGGCCGATGAACGCCTTCGAGGAGCACTTCACCTACGAGCCCGTGGGGGCCGAGCCCGGCCCCGAGGTGGGCCACCCGGGCATGACCATCGCCTTCGTGGGCAACCCCAACTGCGGCAAGACCACGCTCTTCAACGCCTACACGGGCTCCAACCTCAAGACCGCCAACTGGCCCGGCGTCACCGTGGAGGGCAAGGAGGGCTCGGCCCGGTTCGAGGGCTACGAGGTGCGCCTTGTGGACCTCCCGGGCACCTACTCCCTCACGAGCTACACCATGGAGGAGGAGGTCGCCCGCAACTACGTGCTCTCCGGCGACGCGGACGTCATCATCGACGTCGTGGACGCCTCGTCCCTCGAGCGCTCCCTCTACCTCACCCTGCAGCTCCTCGCCCTCGGAAAGCCCGTGGTCGTGGCCCTCAACATGATGGACGTCGTGGCCAAGCGCGGCATGGAGATCGACGTTCACCGCCTCTCGGAGACCCTGGGCGCACCCGTCATCCCCGTGAGCGCCCGCAGGCGCGAGGGCCTGCAACCGCTCCTCCACGCCGCCTACCACCACCGCGGCGTGGCCCACGACCCCATCCAGCACTTCCACCCGGTGGACGACGGCATGGCCGAGAAGCACGCCGAGAACGTCATGGTCTACTCCCGCGACCTCGAGGGGCGCATCGACGCCGTGCAGGCGGCCTTCGAGGGGCGCTACCCCGACGTCGCGAACCCCCGCTGGTATGCGACGAAGCTCCTGGAGGGCGACGTCGCCGTGCGGCGCGACTACCCCCTGGACGTCCCCGAGCTCGAGGAGGACCTCGAGGAGCGCTTCATCGCCGAGCGCTACGACTTCATCAGCGGCGTGGTGGCCGAGTGCGTGTTCAACCGCGAGCGCCGTGCCGAGGCGACGGACCGCGCCGACCGCGTCCTGACGAGCCGGGTGTGGTCCATCCCCGTCTTCCTCCTCATCATGGCCGCGGTGTTCGGGCTCACGTTCGTCCTCGGCGACGCCGTGAAGGACGTCTTCCAGACATGGCTCGACCTTTTCAACGGCTGGGTGGCCGACGGCCTTGCGGCCCTCGGCGCCTCCGAGGCGGTGGTGAGCCTCGTGTGCGACGGCGCCATCTCCGGCGTGGGCACCGTGCTCACGTTCCTGCCCAACATCTTCATCCTCTTCTGCGCCCTGGCGTTCCTCGAGGACTCCGGCTACATGAGCCGCGTGGCCTACGTCATGGACGGCATCATGGGCGCCCTCGGGCTCTCCGGCCGCGCGTTCATCCCCATGATCCTGGGCTTCGGCTGCACCGTCCCCGCCATCATGAGCTCGCGCACCCTTGAGAGCATGCGCGACCGGCGCCGGGTCATGCTCGTCACGCCGTTCATGAGCTGCTCGGCGAGGCTCCCCATCTACGTGCTGCTGAGCGGCATGTTCTTCGGGCAGTGGGCCGGCCTCGCGGCCTTCTCCATGTACGTGCTCGGCATCGTCGTGGCGCTCCTCGTGCTGCTGGTGCTCAAGGTCATGGGCCACGCCACCGACGACGAGGGCGGCATGCTCCTCATCGAGCTCCCCGAGTACAAGATGCCGGACGCCTACACCGTGTGGGTGTACGTGAAGGACAAGGTCCTCGACTATCTGGAGCGCGCCGGCACCGTCATCTTCGCGGCGTCCGTGATCATGTGGGTGCTCCTGAACTTCGGGGCCACGGGCTACGTTGGCGAGAACGTGGACGGGTCGTTCGCCGCCGTCGTCGGCCGCGCCATCGCGCCTGCGCTGGCACCCTTCGGCTCCGGCGACTGGCGCCTCGCCGCGGCGCTCCTCGCCGGCATCTCCGCCAAGGAGGTCGTGGTCTCCAGCCTCTCCGTGCTGTTCGGCGTGAGCGGCACGGCCGTGGGCACGGCGGCCCTCCACGACGCCCTGCTGGGCATCGGGTTCGGCCCGGCCAACGCCCTGGCGTTCATGACGTTCTGCCTGCTCTACGTGCCCTGCATCGCCACGATCGCCACCATCAGGAGCGAGAGCGGCTCGTCGCGCTACGCCCTGTTCGCGGTGGTGTTCCAGCTGGCAGTGGCCTGGGTGGTGGCCTGGCTCGTGTTCCTGGTGGCCGGGTCGCTGCTGGGCTGAGCGGGCCGCAGCCTGTGCGTGGGGGAGGGTCTGTCCGACGGGGGCAGGCCCTCCCTATCTGTGCCGCCGTCCCGGTAGGCCTCAGGGACGAACGTCCAGGCGGTGTCGACGGACGGGTCGAGCTCCGGCAGCCCCTGCCAGAGGCGCTTGGGCATGAGGTGCACGCGGAGGTCGTAGCCGCGCTGGTCCCTGCCACGGCCGGGGAGGGACACGGCGTCGTAGAAGCCCTTCCAGAGGGCGCGGACGTAGGCCTCCTCGCGGTGGGTGTCGTCCAGCCTGCGGCACGCCTCGCGCGCCGCCTCGCCGTCGAGGCGCACGAGGGCGAGGCGGCCGCCCTCGTGCAGAACGGCCGAGCCGTGGGCCGGGTCGACGATGCAGAACCGCTCGGTGCCCATGCGGCGGCGGAAGTGCCCGGCCACGAGGGGCACGACGTCCGCCTTGGGGCGGTAGACGGCCAGGTACTCGCCAGTGGACAGACGCGAGAACCGGATGAACTGGCGCGCGTGCTCGCACTCGCCGGCGGCGGCCGTGGCGAGTTCCTCGGCCCGGGCGATGGCCGGGTCGCTGTTGTGGGTGCCCACGGCCGGCCCCCAGGTGAAGCCGCCGCGGAGGTAGCGGTGCAGGGCCTCCGCCATGTCGGGTTCGTCCACCATGGACGCCACGAGGCTCACGAGGTGCCGCGGGGAGTGCACGTAGCGGGGCAGGCCGCGCCCGGAGGCCATGGGGGCCGTGGCGGCGAGGAAGCCGTCCAGGACCCGCTGGGCCACGGCGGGGTCCGTCCCCACGGCGGCGGTCGCCTCCCCGAGCCGGGGCTGCCCGGCACCCTCCGCCTGCAGGCGCACGGCGTCGGGGCGCAGCCGGGCCAGGTAGGCGGCGCCCACGGCCGTGAGCACGCCCTCGGCGCTGGCCTCGCACGAGAGGCAGAGCGGCCCCCGGGCCCCGAGGGCCGCTAGGTCGCGGAGCACCTCCGGGGGCAGGGTGGCCTCAGAACAGGGCGAGCTGCCCCTCGGCGGCGCGGCGGGTGCGGTT
This genomic window contains:
- a CDS encoding TIGR03915 family putative DNA repair protein gives rise to the protein MLRDLAALGARGPLCLSCEASAEGVLTAVGAAYLARLRPDAVRLQAEGAGQPRLGEATAAVGTDPAVAQRVLDGFLAATAPMASGRGLPRYVHSPRHLVSLVASMVDEPDMAEALHRYLRGGFTWGPAVGTHNSDPAIARAEELATAAAGECEHARQFIRFSRLSTGEYLAVYRPKADVVPLVAGHFRRRMGTERFCIVDPAHGSAVLHEGGRLALVRLDGEAAREACRRLDDTHREEAYVRALWKGFYDAVSLPGRGRDQRGYDLRVHLMPKRLWQGLPELDPSVDTAWTFVPEAYRDGGTDREGLPPSDRPSPTHRLRPAQPSSDPATRNTSQATTQATASWNTTANRA
- a CDS encoding FeoA family protein is translated as MTSTDEGRAHGAPIALSQAEVGRTYRLVSFDGLPEATARRLESVGMTCGTQVTVLNNKSRGTVIVRVRETRWAMGRSISGGILVEPAVGAPADGLVSERHFVATAASCAIGAPGMDSVSAGESGFEGGEGR
- the feoB gene encoding ferrous iron transport protein B: MNAFEEHFTYEPVGAEPGPEVGHPGMTIAFVGNPNCGKTTLFNAYTGSNLKTANWPGVTVEGKEGSARFEGYEVRLVDLPGTYSLTSYTMEEEVARNYVLSGDADVIIDVVDASSLERSLYLTLQLLALGKPVVVALNMMDVVAKRGMEIDVHRLSETLGAPVIPVSARRREGLQPLLHAAYHHRGVAHDPIQHFHPVDDGMAEKHAENVMVYSRDLEGRIDAVQAAFEGRYPDVANPRWYATKLLEGDVAVRRDYPLDVPELEEDLEERFIAERYDFISGVVAECVFNRERRAEATDRADRVLTSRVWSIPVFLLIMAAVFGLTFVLGDAVKDVFQTWLDLFNGWVADGLAALGASEAVVSLVCDGAISGVGTVLTFLPNIFILFCALAFLEDSGYMSRVAYVMDGIMGALGLSGRAFIPMILGFGCTVPAIMSSRTLESMRDRRRVMLVTPFMSCSARLPIYVLLSGMFFGQWAGLAAFSMYVLGIVVALLVLLVLKVMGHATDDEGGMLLIELPEYKMPDAYTVWVYVKDKVLDYLERAGTVIFAASVIMWVLLNFGATGYVGENVDGSFAAVVGRAIAPALAPFGSGDWRLAAALLAGISAKEVVVSSLSVLFGVSGTAVGTAALHDALLGIGFGPANALAFMTFCLLYVPCIATIATIRSESGSSRYALFAVVFQLAVAWVVAWLVFLVAGSLLG
- a CDS encoding ABC transporter ATP-binding protein, which encodes MADKKEPLLSVQHLTKEFPVDSGVFASRMAKKVSAVQDVSFDIFPGETFGLVGESGCGKSTTGRCIMRLTHPTDGRVVFDGKDVASMHKKQLKAVRHDMQYIFQDPYASLNPRMTIGEIVSEPLAIHNEMDSNEERIDYVRQLLDIVGLNPEHINRYPHEFSGGQRQRVGIARAFALHPKLIICDEPVSALDVSIQAQVLNLLGDLQKEYGTAYLFIAHDLSVVQHISDRVAVMYLGNLMEWSDWCTLYAEPYHPYTQALLSAVPVPDPDVQRSRERIILAGDPPSPIDPPSGCRFHTRCPIAQEICSREKPEMREVAPGHHCACHFAKPFPIQGSSIEL